One genomic region from Salvia hispanica cultivar TCC Black 2014 chromosome 2, UniMelb_Shisp_WGS_1.0, whole genome shotgun sequence encodes:
- the LOC125206290 gene encoding protein FAR1-RELATED SEQUENCE 5-like, whose amino-acid sequence MYETISEGIIPKIGMEFETEVEAYDAHMKYAKATGFGTRKKTAHKDPITGNILDVSFCCCREGFRATNNRGVTVNNPRPEIRCGCKAMMKINGRYGGRFRIVKFVEEHNHELCDPEKSYMFRCFRQMSDVQQTQVDVAQSCGLPPKKIIDVMAKEVGGIQHPGFTHIDLKNYLRTKRTLEIKQGDSGGVLQYLQRMISEDPHFYYAIQLDVEDLITNIFWTDGRMIQDFGHFGDVVCFDTTYRKHRDGRPIALFVGVNHHKQTTVFGAVLLYDETIETFEWLFGAFEDAMMGKRPKTILTDQDQEMSVALASKWPSTYHRLCVWHIFQNAAIHLSSVFSSFKNTFETDFSRCVYDFEEESEFLDAWNEMLEKYDLKDNQWLARMFSLKEKWALIYGRSTFCADIITTQRSECMNAVVKHYVNYKNNIVEVFHHFQSIYTMFALFNEELRKAFESKIESENQLGSSRIYKVRPCHQATEHTVSYDSIEVSISCSCRNRIPDEYILKRWTKHAKNGMAGSCDEGVVIVDEKLRKKRRYKELCNSFMQLTGKAAKSEDSYTYVIDCLLKMGNGIDGMAGKANNVTAEANNVTVEANKVGDISTDGDVNESQIKGVKPKGRVTYQM is encoded by the exons ATGTATGAGACTATATCAGAAGGCATTATTCCTAAGATAGGAATGGAGTTCGAAACTGAAGTTGAAGCATATGATGCCCATATGAAATATGCTAAGGCAACTGGTTTCGGAACACGAAAAAAGACTGCTCATAAAGATCCAATTACAGGTAACATCCTTGACGTTAGTTTTTGTTGCTGTAGAGAAGGTTTTAGAGCAACAAATAACAGAGGTGTTACAGTAAATAATCCGCGTCCTGAAATAAGGTGCGGGTGTAAGGCTATGATGAAAATTAATGGTAGATATGGGGGAAGGTTTCGAATTGTGAAGTTTGTTGAAGAGCACAATCATGAATTGTGTGATCCTGAAAAATCTTACATGTTTAGATGTTTTAGACAAATGTCAGATGTTCAACAAACTCAAGTTGATGTGGCTCAAAGTTGTGGGTTGCCTCCAAAGAAAATTATCGATGTAATGGCAAAGGAAGTTGGCGGAATTCAACATCCTGGTTTCACTCATATTGATTTGAAGAATTATTTGAGAACAAAGAGGACTTTGGAGATCAAACAAGGTGATAGTGGGGgtgttttacaatatttacaaaGGATGATAAGTGAAGATCCACACTTTTACTATGCAATACAGTTGGACGTGGAAGATCTgattacaaatatattttggacAGATGGTAGAATGATACAAGATTTTGGTCATTTTGGTGATGTCGTTTGTTTCGATACTACATACAGAAAACATCGAGATGGTAGACCAATTGCCTTGTTTGTCGGCGTAAATCATCATAAACAAACAACTGTATTTGGTGCAGTTTTATTGTACGATGAAACCATTGAAACCTTTGAGTGGTTGTTTGGTGCATTTGAAGATGCCATGATGGGAAAGAGACCAAAAACCATCTTAACAGACCAAGACCAAGAAATGAGTGTTGCTTTAGCTTCCAAGTGGCCATCAACTTACCATCGCTTATGTGTTTGGCATATTTTTCAGAATGCAGCCATTCATCTTTCTAGTGTTTTTTCGAGCTTCAAGAACACATTTGAAACTGATTTTAGTCGTTGTGTGTACGACTTTGAAGAAGAATCAGAATTTCTTGATGCATGGAACGAAATGTTAGAGAAATACGACTTGAAAGATAATCAGTGGTTGGCAAGAATGTTTTCTCTAAAGGAAAAATGGGCATTAATCTATGGAAGAAGCACATTTTGTGCAGACATCATAACAACTCAACGAAGTGAGTGCATGAATGCTGTCGTGAAGCATTATgtaaattacaaaaacaaCATTGTTGAGGTGTTCCATCATTTTCAAAG TATATACACGATGTTTGCATTGTTCAATGAGGAGTTGAGGAAGGCATTTGAAAGCAAGATCGAGAGTGAGAATCAACTTGGAAGTTCAAGAATTTATAAGGTCAGACCATGCCATCAAGCTACTGAACATACAGTCTCATATGATTCTATTGAAGTATCTATTTCTTGCAGTTGCAGGAA TCGAATACCTGATGAATATATCTTAAAGCGGTGGACCAAGCATGCTAAGAATGGGATGGCAGGAAGTTGCGATGAAGGGGTTGTCATTGTTGATGAAAAACTGAGAAAGAAACGACGATATAAAGAGTTATGTAACTCTTTCATGCAATTAACTGGAAAAGCAGCTAAGAGTGAAGATAGTTATACTTATGTCATAGATTGTCTCTTGAAAATGGGAAATGGCATTGATGGAATGGCGGGGAAGGCGAATAATGTGACAGCTGAGGCAAATAATGTGACAGTTGAGGCAAATAAGGTTGGAGACATTTCAACTGATGGTGATGTCAATGAAAGTCAAATTAAAGGCGTGAAACCCAAAGGAAGGGTTACATACCAAATGTAA